The DNA window AGAAGAAAGAACTCTGGTTGAGCAAGTATTATAAGGAAATTTACATTCTAGGTGCAGCTCACTTGTGAACTTGTCAGACAGCACTGCGTAAGTTACTTAATTCTTCCATGCCTGTTTTTCCTGCTTGCAAAGTGCAGCTCTCACCAGAACAGGGGATGTAAGCAGACATTAAGGTCTCCTGAAAATCTCAGAGGAAAAGTACCCACTTAGATCTTGTATGTAGGGTCACCTTTAGGTGCAATCTGGAAATTTCTGGTTAATGACAGGAAGCTTATAATCTTTCATTGAAAAATCTACCTGAaggtttggttggttttttgtttttgttttctgagacaggatctcactctgttgcccaagctgaagtgtggtggcacgatcacggctcactgcagcctcgacctcccaggcttaaatgatcctcccacctgagcctcttgagtagctacatgtgcccaccaccacgcccagctaatttttgtatttttttgtagagacagggttttgccatgttgccaggctagtctcaaattcctaggctcaaacgatccgcctgcctcagtttcccaaagtactgggattacaggcatgaaccaccatgcccagccaaggttctttacagaaaaagaattCTTCAAGTTCTTTTCCTAGCTCCTTATACACAGAGTGctcacaaaacacacacacacacacacacacacacacacaagcaaaggGAAGAATGTATAGCAGGAGTTAAAATCTGTCTAGCAGACCAAGAGTCAGAGCTTAGGAAAGAGTTAAAGTCCAGCTGTGGAGAAAAGCATGCTCAGGCCAAAAAGGGAGTTAAATGATTTTACTGCAGTTAAATTATGCTATCACATTGGCCTTTATGCCTCAGTGCTTGTCCAGAGTTGAATCAGGGGGCCCAGTCCTGGCAAAGGAAGTGATCATAAACAAGCAGCAGCAGCCATCCACATCATGTGTAGGAACTAACAGCACTAGCACTATACCAGCTGTAAGTAGCTCAGAGCTCTTTTAGACATGGTATCACACATTCAGGTCTCTCAAGATCCTGGCAAGATCAAAAGTGGTCTGTGATTACTAACCCCATGTCATTGTTGTAGGCTCAACGTTTGCCCAAGGGGACCAAGAAGTCAGTGACAAAAGGGGATGTGGAAATTAGATCTCGTAGTTCCTAATTCCCCCATATTGCCCAAGCCCTATATcaagggtccccaacccctgggccacagactggtactggtccatggcttGTTAGGAACCCAgatgcacagcaggaggtgagtggctggCAAGCCAGCATTACTGCTTGAGCTTCGCCTCCTGTCAGAtaagtggtggcattagattgtcctaggagtgtgaaccctgttgtgaactgcgcatgcgagggatctaggatgcatgctccttatgaaaatctaactaatgcctgatgatctggatggaacagtttcatcctcaAACCAACGCgccccagtctgtggaaaaatggtCTTCCAAAACCAGTCCTTGGTGCTAAAAAGGTTAGGGACTGCTGCTATAAATAACAGAGTCACTAAGGCACTTCTGCAACATCACCACTTCTTATACAACAGTTATGTCCACTGGCCTCACTCTAATCCAGGAGTTAGCTGGTCTACGTGTCCACCTTCCCTATTCTGGGGGCTTTTTGAGAGAGTATATTACTCATTTCTGTACTCCCCAGGCCTGGGTCATGATTCAGTTGATGTGCTGCTCTTAGCTTCCAAGCCCCCCAGGATAATGAAGAAGCAGCATACAAATACAGCATGCCAACTACTCCTGCTTCCAGTCAGTGACTGGTAAGAGCAGCAGTGTCTTTGTCTGTTTCCCCACCCTTCCTTGCCTCCATATAGCCCTTTGCTTTCCTATATTCCTTGTGATGGTTACTAAGGAACTAAGTTCCCAATCCAGCCAATGAAGACCGGAACAAAGGAATTAAGTTGGAAGACAAATTGGACCAGAACTAAATCTGATGGCTTAAtggttatttttctcaaaatatttctggaatgatgaactttaaaaaaatgtctaaCTAGGATATGtgtgtattaaaaacaaaaagcaaacaaaaaagtttGGTACTGTGCATATCATCTCTGAAGAAAGCCAAAACATGAGTCTGATACCCAGAAAACACTTGGTGCACCAGTAGTCAGAAAGGCTTCACATAATCAAGACACTTAGCCTTATACCCCATTCTCACAACACAGGcaggagaggaaaatgaaaatgagccCTCAAACTGGCACGGACTGGCAAAGACTACAAATGGGCCCTTACCTGCTGATTCTCCTGAACCTGGGCTGGGGGAACAGAGGTGGCTTGTGCAGATGAAGAGGGGAGGTTGGGTGAGGTAGGTGGAACCATGCTGGAGTGAGGCTGGGTCAGGAAGGCCTGCTGCTCAGGAAAGTCTGGGGACAAGGTGGAGGCATGAGTCCTGCCCTCTTGGAAGATTATAGGCTGCTGGCCAAGGACCAAGAGCACCAGCTCTTCTTTCTCCCGGCACATTTCGGTAGAGATGTCATGGAGGCTGAGATAGTCCCTCAAGTCCTTCACCTTCATCTTCATGAGCTCCTCTCGCTGAAAGGCTGTAGCTCGAAACCGTTGGCAGAGAAGGCAGAGGCGGGGCCCATTCCCCACTTGGCTCGAACAGGTCATGCAGAAATTTTTCTTACAGTCCAAGCAGGTCTGCTGCTTAGAGGAAGAGACACAGGAAACCATGTCAGATTGAGAGAACAAGACAGAGAGTGAGATGGGAGCTTCAGAGCTGCCAAGCCCAGCAGGATCTCCTCCAGTCATTCTTACTTTTACTAAGCTCTCTCACATAACTAAGGGTGCAAGCCACTTTCAGATTTTAGATTAAAAGCCACTCAGGGGTGGCAGACCTCCAGTGTGTATTGTGTATATCCATGTACAGGACATTTCAcgtttattatttaatttgagGCTTACTTTATTTATTCACGAAGCACTTGAGGTATTAATCAAGACTACCAGCTTTAGAATCAAAAAGTTCTGCATTTTTATTAAGCCTCCCTCCCTTATTTCTTGCAGTGTTACCTTGGGTGTGTAATTTAGCCTCTCTGGtgctcagtttccacatctgtgaaatggggttgATAACAGTGTCTACCTCATGGggtggttgtgaagattaagAGAGAATTCATTTAGCATATCTAACACAAAATGAGTCCTCAACAAGTGTTAGCTGTTTTATTATAGCTAGGAAATATTAGCTAACGGtgagagccaggattcaaatcctaaACTATAATTATTTCTGCATGAAGGTTATGGTGGTTGTTacaattaatattaatttactgAAGTGCTTCTATATGCTAGcttgtcatttaattctcaaagcgATGCTGCAAAGTAGGTATTAGTGTTCTTCCCTGATCCACAGACAAAGCAACTGAGGCTTAGGGAAATCAACTACTGTATTCAAGGTCAGGCAGTAAACAGGAGAGCTGGGATTCACACTCAAGGTCTGTCGGAGGCTAATGCTCATGATCACATTCTTCCCACCAGGCCATGCTGCAGAGCTTAGTTCCATTCAAGCACGGAACAGTTCTGAGTCAAGGGCCTGGCTTCCCATCTCCAAATTCCCCACCCACTGCCCCATCGACACAGGCTCCCCACTCCAGGAAGGTCCACTCAGAGTGCTGGGAACCCAGTGGTGCTTACGTCCATATTCAAGACAAATATTTAGATAGCGACGGGAGACCGTCTGGACATCAGGGTACTCTCGTTACTGAAAGCACAGAGTGTCTCAGTTAGGCAACGGGCGCCTGATGGGCAAGCTGGTACTGCCTGGCAGCAACTACTCTGGCAGTCACTGACAACACACGAAGGCTTACTCAGCCCACAGGAAGCAATCCTCAGCCTCTCACCCCACAGGCTGAGCAAGCACAGTGACATCTGGCTGAGCTCTGTTCTGGCCAAGAGCATGTCACACCCACAAAAAGAGAGGTAATTCCTGAGCACACTGGGATTGGCCTCGAGGGCACCCTCACTAATCCtttaaagaagttaaaaactTTTCATCCTGTGTTGACTTAAGTAGTAACTTAAATATTTCTGGTCCatcttttcaaaatatagaaaGCTGTTCAAGCTAAAAAAGAATGCTTAAGAGACAAGATTCTCATAGTCAAGATCACAGACACTCTGGACTGAAGTAAATGTCTGCATAGTTAAGATAGTTACATGTTTTGTCTAAGTATCATTCATatagtaaaaggaaaagaaaataatatttaccacCCAGTTTTGGCTATTAAGACTTAGAAGGCATTGCAAAGGGACATATATCAAGCTCCCTAATTCTCCACACAGTTATAACCAAACAATACGCTGTTCAGAGACAGACTTAAAAGGATGCACGGCTGCACTAGCAGTGTAACGGTGTTGGCACCGGTAGCCAGGCAGGCAGAAAATGGATGTTTTCAGGTATTTGGGGTTCATTCACATCTAAAGCTTTTCTATTGGGAAATGAAGTGTGCTTAGGATGACTGAGACTGAAACAAACAGGCTTCAATGTCATAAACCTGTGGGCCTGACATGGAATATTACTTAAGTCAATGCAGTTTGACAAGACCTAGCTTGACACAATTATAAAGCCTGCATTGCTCAATCAGTCAGATCCAAACAACTCTCTATTCTTTCTTCAAATGTGTGTGGCTTGTTGGATGCAAGATCAGAATGCAGACAGCAACCTAGCTTCTATACACCCACTGGCTCACAGGGGACTCTGAAATAAGCTGGCATCTGAAACACACCCTACAGGAACAGGATAGGGCTTGAGGCTAAAACCCCAGTTTGCAGTGGAAGGAGAGaacaagaggaaaggaaaaaagggctGTCAACAAATGCAGGCAGAATGAGCAAAGGACACGCTTATGTATAAATTCTACCAAATGGTTCAAAACAACTGAGTAACCAGGTAGCATGAAAGATGAATTAGTGGAGGCAACCAATGTGCCTGCAGAAATGCCCAGAGTGCACTGAGATATCCAGCATCACAGAACTGGCCATGGCACCTCAGGTGGGCACCATCCTTCAAGGATGCTGTGTGCAGGGCTCTGCTGGCTCCCGTTTGCCAACTGCCCTTCCCTTGCTCCTACTCCCTCCCACCCCTATTCCCTGGAATATGGGAAATATTACATGAGAGAATGTATATAAAACCTTAGCACAAGGTAGATGCTCCAGAAAAGGTAAAACAGTcacctttaatttcttttcccCTTACCGGCACCTAAGACCCAGTCCTCTCTTAACACTCTGAGATCTGAATATCACTTCCATGGCTCCAAGCGTAACCTCCTCCTCCAACTGGTCCAACTAAAGAGGCTGGGTGCCAGACTCCCTCCAAAACTGTCGGTCACAGCTAAACCACAGAGAGGTATTACCAATAGAGGTGGGGTATTTGGCTTGTGGCAAAATTACAGTCTGCCATTTCTCTTTAGGACTGAAAACTCAGGGAATGCAAGGACCACATCTTCCTTATGTTCTCTCTATAAAGTCCTGAATGTTATCTGTGCTTTGCATCCAGAAAGCAATCAGAAAATACTGACcataatgaagaaaaaggaaaagaaaaagacagtagGATCCATGTAATCATTTCAATTCAAGCACTTCtagaaaaagacattttgaaagcCCCTGGCTGTTAAATGCCAAACCCTTAAGATAAGAATGCTGATCCACTTAAGCatgaaattacaaatgaaaaattcTCATAGATGAAAACACCCTTAATATTCACAAAATTCACTGTAAATTGCACAAAATTAATTCATACTTTTGTAGCAAGAAAATATTGTACCAATAATCATCTTTTACCATCCAAATTGGAATTTTTCTTCCCCTCACAGAAGCTCTTCTTGTTACACACACTTTTCTTTTGTCACATTGTATGGTGTGCACTGTCCTCACCTCCCTGTGCAACTGCAAGCTCCCTGTCGCAGGAATGACCTTCTTCATCTCTGCCTCCCTAGCCCAGGCAATTCCTGATACACAGTAGATATTCAGTAATTCATTTTCCAGTAAGTAAGAAAAAAAGCACCTTATTTTAATCATTGCCTTGCTTCTCTAGGCACCCAGGCCTATAACTGTCATCTTCTACTCGACATGCCGAACGTCTTCTGGGAGGGGGCTTTGGAATCaaggacctgggtttgaatcccggCTCTGTCATTTAATAACTATGTGATCTTGAGCGCTACTGAAGTCAAGGGAAAAGAATGAGTATTTTAATATCTCTCATGCTATTTGTCAGGAATTTAACACATTCAATgttcttcttaaattttaaacCCTGAGCCCTagtttctcatatgtaaaatggaatttgggagattctaaaatgtatatcaTAGCTATTGTGcggattaaatgaaattaaaaaaatttaaattccttaAACAGTCCTTTGCACATAGCAGATGGTTTAAAAGTATGATTTCCTCTCAAATTTCGCATGATCACCATTTTAACATCATATCCTATCACTTATTCTGGGCTGCAAACTTCCCATTCTGCAGAAAAATGCAGAATGCAGGAGTTCTTTATCCAGGTGAGGGTTTACCTTCTGCCCTCGTCCTGCTTGATCACAGATAACTCACTGTCTCTGGAAGAGGGAGGGTGCACACCTAGACACCATAATCCAGCCAGTAATTTTACTTCCAGCTCACTCATTTGGGAAGCATGGCTCCCAAGCATTTCAAATGAAATCTGCTACAGTAAATAAGTTCCAGTCTTTGTTATGGTCCTAATGTATCTGAGGCATCCTTAACATTGTTTTTGATAAAAAGAACAAGTTAATCTGCAATCAGGTCTTTTGTGATGGTGGCTAATGAAGTAAATAACATCAAGTGCCTACGACATTCTAAGCATCGTGCTAGGCACCCTTCATGGCTTTCTTGTCTCACTTTATTCCCACAACACTGAAAGATGAGGACAACAATCATCCCATTTTATAACAGGGAAACTGAATCTCAAGAGAGGTTAAATCATATAGCTAGTAAGCAGCAAAGCTGATAACTGAATTCAGGTCTACTGACTCCAAATCTATGCCGACAtgctttgcttttgcttttacttGGTTAGttcttcttaaacatttttgtgaAAGGGACAGGTCTGGGTCACTAGCATTACACAGGGAAAGGCAAGGTTGCAGGCACTCAGAGGGGTCAGCAGTGCTTGCCCATGGTCCATAGGCTGCAGTGGCAGAGCAGGCCAAGAAGTCAGCACTCACCTTCCTGGCTGTGCTTGCAAAGTGAGCCCCACAGGACTTGCAGCTTGGTTCCAGGCCtgttggggaagggaaggagctgTACCCAGGGTTGGAATAGGCCTGCATCCTGGCTCCCTGGGGTGGTGGGACCTCTTCAGGCTGTCCATCCAGGCAGAACCAGTTGCAGCAGGTTGCCCACATGATAAAATCTGGTGCaagggaggaaaggggaaaaggTCAGTTAAGATACACCTCTACTGTCCTTTTGATGTCCGAGAGCACAGGTGAGCAGTGATACTCAATCCACACATGCCACCAAGGTAGAGGGGTGGATGTGTTTTCAAGGatcacagatttcttttttttttcttctcccgagacggagtttcgctcttgttgcccaggctggagtgcagtggtgtgatcttggctcaccgcaacctctgcctcctgggttcaagcaattctccagcctcagcctcccgaatagcttggattacaggtgcccgccaccatgcctggctaaattttttgtatttttaatagagacagggtttcaccacattggccaggctggtctcaaactcctgatgttgTGATGggcccactttggcttcccaaagtgctaggattaaggcgtgagccatggcactggGCTGGGTAAGACTATTGTTAATTGCTTTATATAAACAATGCAACCCAGACTCAAAGAAATCAAATATATAGCTAATATATAGAGAGTTAATATACAGAGTTGAGATTCTACAAACCTAGGTTTTCTGACTCCAAACCTAACATCCTTTTCCCCATACTATGTTGTCCATTCATTGATTTCCCCTCCTGCCAGCCAGTAAAACTACTCTTACATTTGTACCCCCAATCCTAGATAAACTTCTATCACAGCACCTATTATACTTTCTTGCCCAGGTATATCttgctctttattttctattactaAGCCATAAATTCCTCCAAGGGCAGGGAATATTCTTTCATTATGTACCGTACTGTTCCCTAGCACTATTGTCCACGTAGCagaagctcaacaaatatttgcttccTTCCTGAATCAGAGCCTCTGTAGGTTTATTAAGAAGTGttcagagccaggtgtggtggctcacgcctgttaatcccagcactttgggagactgaggcgagcggataacctgaggtcaggagtttgagaccagcctgatcaacatggagaaactccatctctactaaaaatacaaaattagccaggtgtggtggcacatgtctgaaatcccagttactcagaaggctgagggaggagaatggcttgaacccaggaggcggaggttgcagtgacgggagattacgccactgcactccagcctgggtgacaagagtgaaactccatctcaaaaaaaaaaaaaaaagaagtgttggccaggtatggtggcttacgcctataatcccagcactttgggaagccaaggtgggaggatcactcgatctcaggagtttaagaccagtctggccaacatggcaaaatcccatctctacaaaaaaatacaaaaattagccaggtgtagtggcacacacctgtaatcctgcaactcaggaggctgagatatgaggatcacttaagcctgagaggctgaggtggcagtgagctgagattgtgccactgcaccactacactccagcctgggtgacaaagtgagaccctgtctcaaaaaaaaaaaaagaagtgttggTTTATTACTCCCATTTCACATATCAAATGCAGGTACTGGGGACAAAGGGGTGATGATTTCTACGATCAGAAAACAAAGAGGATCCGGATTGAATCCCTCAAATGTCAGAATAACCCAACAATTGTAAGAGGGCCCACTCAAATGCCAAGAATTGATGTGAGATATGAGTGTTTTTCTCAGTCGACTAAAGCAGCCAATGTAGACACACTGAGCCTGAACTCTTTGCTTACAGAGATAATAAACGAAACATTTAGTGTTATTATTCGATAATCAGTTCACACAACAGAATGCTCTGCTGCCTCCTGACTCATTGTTTTAACAAAGGCACTTTCATAAACTGGAAGGAACTAAGCAGCCAACTGATTCAACCTGGGtcattttatagaggaaaaaagaatgagaaccaGCAAGGGGAAGTAACTTCCTAGGTCAAATAGCTCATAACCTTACACCTCTTCACTTCTCTAGGTCCTTTTTAGCTTTCCAACACTGCCTCCACTGCACCTGTGATATAATTCTCTCCCCTGCAGGGGTCCCTGGTTAACACCTGTCTCCCCAACTTGCCTCTGACCCCGACCACAACAGGGATTGTGATAGTCTTTAACAGTGCCCAGTTAGACAGGTAGCTCAACAAGAACCAGCAAATGAATGAATCATATCCAATATCTAAGTCTTAACTAATCACACATTTGTTCAGTCTTCAGCACATCAAGAACATTCCTCTCTTGACTCGATATAACCTGTTTGAGGGTTCTAAGTTCCCAGAAGAGGAACTTAGTTCCCAGGAACTTAAGTTCCCAGAAGAAGAATTGCAAGTAATCTGGCCTTTACTTCCAATTAACAGTTCACATGGAATAATGAAGTAAAGAGTTCTTCACAGAGTGTGTGTATGACAAAGTAAATGAGCTCTTTGTTGGCAAGAGAATGGAGATAACAGAGGAGGAATAGCCCTCTGAAAtagatattttgtaattttttttttttttttttttttttgagacaggagtctcactcggtcacccaggttggagtggagtggtatgatctcagctcactgcaactgccgcctcccaggttcaagtgattctcctgcctcagcctcctgaatagctgggattacaggcgtgtgtcatcatgcccagctaactttttttttttttttttgagatggagtcttgctctgtctcccagccttgagtgcagtggtgcaatctcggctcactgcaagctccacctcccgggttcacaccattctcctgcctcagcctcccaagtagctgggactacaggcgcccgccaccatgcctggctaattttttgtatttttagtagagatggggtttcaccgtgttagccaggatggtctcgatctcctgacctcatgatccacccaacttggcctcctaaagtgctggaattacagttgtgagccaccgcacctggccaatttttgtatttttagtagagactgggttttgtcatattgcccaggctggtctcaagctcctgacctcaagtgatccacctgcctcggcctcccaaagtgctggcattacaggtgtgagtcaccatgccccgccaaattttgtaattatttaaatcaCATGTTGATAGACAAATCTGAGACAGTATGtaataacaaaaagaatatagAATCTGGAATAAGAAGGCCTCAGTCCTAAGTCCTGCTCTACTACTTAAAGGCTGTGTTATCTACCTCTAACAAGTAATAGACTTTCTgtacttcatttttctcatctggacAGTCTGTATGCTATAAAGCACTATATAAACATTAGTTGTTGTTATCTGCATTATAACAATGCTTTTAACTACAATTTTTCTGGGAAGGCAAAGGTACAAAATAAACCTAATAAACCTACAGATTTCACAACAATTACCATCTGGCTTTCCAGGCTTGTCCCCTGAAAAGAGGACAAGGTTGTAGACAATTCACTAACTTTTTTTTGGGGatgcagtctcattctgtcgcccaggctggagtgcagaggcgggatctcagctcactgtaacctctgcctcccaggttcaagtgattctcctgcctcagcctcccgagtagctgggattacaggcgcctgctaccatgcctggctaatttttgtatctagCCAGGGCTAAATACAATACATATTTGGGCTGAAGATAAAGGTTTGGGAACCCGTGGCCCACCCGAAGTACGTAAAGCCAGAGTGGGGCCGGAGACTGATTAGATGGTCTGGGTCAGAAGAGAAGAAAGCACGGGAAAATCACATCTACAAGGCAGCAGGGGAAAGCCCACAGCAgcacagaggaaaaaagaatgcTCAGAGAAGGTGGAACTGGAGAGTGTTTTTAGTTTCAAGAGGAAATTATCAACGCTGTCAAATGTCTCAGAGAACAGAATACAAGGAAGAATGCAAAATGCCCAATGGACTAAGGTTTAGGAAAGTGTCCATGTGTGTTCTCTGCCTAAGCAGTTTAGGAAGAAAGAAGCTGATAATCATAGGCTGGAAAGTGAATGAGAAGTAAGAATTCACACAATTCCAAggataaattattatttcaagaaACTTGACTgtaaagtgaaaggaagagagaaggtaGTTGCTAAAGAAGATCCAGTGTCACCAGGATAAATGTAGACATATTCACAAACTGCTGAGGAGTCCCCAAAAGATTAAGAGATTATAGAGGAAGTGAAGCTGGCAATAAATGATGGGAGTAGGAGTAAAGGCTGGAGTAGAAAAAGAAGTgatccggctgggcgcggtggctcatgcctgtaatcccagcactttgggaggccgaggtgggcggatcacctgaggtcaggagttcgagaccagcctggccagcatggtgaaaccccatctccactaaaaatacaaaattacccgggcgtggtggcatgcacctgtaatccaagctgctcaggaagctgagacaggagaatcacttgaacccgggaggtgaagttgcagtgagccaccgcacttcagcctgggcatttTGAGCGAaacgccgtctcaaaaataaataaataggaaaaagaagTCATCATGTGATCAGGATTAGGGGGTAGGTCTATTCCCAGGCAGGATAAAAGTCACTTCATTCACCAGACAGTGGGGCAGAGGTGAAGGCAGGTGTAACCAAATATACGTTTATAGTATTAGCAATAGAAAAGTGGAAGTACAAAATAAACAGGAAaggggctaggcacagtggctcacatctataatcccagcatgttgggaggccaaggcaggaggatcgcttgaggccaggaattcatgATCTACCTGGGCAAGacactgagactccatctctataaaaaacaataataataggccggccgtggtggctcacacctgtaatcccagcactttgggaggccaaggcgggcagatcatgaagtcaggagatagagaccatcctggctaacacggtgaaaccccgtctctactaaaaaaatacaaaaaattagccgggtgtggtggcgggcacctgtagtcctaactactcggaaggctgaggcaggagaatggcgtgaacccaggaagcacagcttgcagtgagccgagatcatgtcactgcactgcagcctgggtgacagagcaagattctgtctcaaaaaaataaaaaat is part of the Chlorocebus sabaeus isolate Y175 chromosome 16, mChlSab1.0.hap1, whole genome shotgun sequence genome and encodes:
- the RFFL gene encoding E3 ubiquitin-protein ligase rififylin isoform X3; protein product: MWATCCNWFCLDGQPEEVPPPQGARMQAYSNPGYSSFPSPTGLEPSCKSCGAHFASTARKQTCLDCKKNFCMTCSSQVGNGPRLCLLCQRFRATAFQREELMKMKVKDLRDYLSLHDISTEMCREKEELVLLVLGQQPIIFQEGRTHASTLSPDFPEQQAFLTQPHSSMVPPTSPNLPSSSAQATSVPPAQVQENQQANGHVSQDQEEPVYLESVARAPAEDETQSIDSEDSFVPGRRASLSDLTDLEDIEGLTVRQLKEILARNFVNYKGCCEKWELMERVTRLYKDQKGLQHLVSGAEDQNGGAVPSGLEENLCKICMDSPIDCVLLECGHMVTCTKCGKRMNECPICRQYVIRAVHVFRS
- the RFFL gene encoding E3 ubiquitin-protein ligase rififylin isoform X2, producing MRVLLSTRKESVRMNWMLDFIMWATCCNWFCLDGQPEEVPPPQGARMQAYSNPGYSSFPSPTGLEPSCKSCGAHFASTARKQTCLDCKKNFCMTCSSQVGNGPRLCLLCQRFRATAFQREELMKMKVKDLRDYLSLHDISTEMCREKEELVLLVLGQQPIIFQEGRTHASTLSPDFPEQQAFLTQPHSSMVPPTSPNLPSSSAQATSVPPAQVQENQQANGHVSQDQEEPVYLESVARAPAEDETQSIDSEDSFVPGRRASLSDLTDLEDIEGLTVRQLKEILARNFVNYKGCCEKWELMERVTRLYKDQKGLQHLGGAVPSGLEENLCKICMDSPIDCVLLECGHMVTCTKCGKRMNECPICRQYVIRAVHVFRS
- the RFFL gene encoding E3 ubiquitin-protein ligase rififylin isoform X1 produces the protein MRVLLSTRKESVRMNWMLDFIMWATCCNWFCLDGQPEEVPPPQGARMQAYSNPGYSSFPSPTGLEPSCKSCGAHFASTARKQTCLDCKKNFCMTCSSQVGNGPRLCLLCQRFRATAFQREELMKMKVKDLRDYLSLHDISTEMCREKEELVLLVLGQQPIIFQEGRTHASTLSPDFPEQQAFLTQPHSSMVPPTSPNLPSSSAQATSVPPAQVQENQQANGHVSQDQEEPVYLESVARAPAEDETQSIDSEDSFVPGRRASLSDLTDLEDIEGLTVRQLKEILARNFVNYKGCCEKWELMERVTRLYKDQKGLQHLVSGAEDQNGGAVPSGLEENLCKICMDSPIDCVLLECGHMVTCTKCGKRMNECPICRQYVIRAVHVFRS